The Primulina tabacum isolate GXHZ01 chromosome 10, ASM2559414v2, whole genome shotgun sequence region CTACAATTTTGCACATTTCCTGGAATATGTTCCCCCGATTGCATTGAGGGAATTcctgaaaatatgagattttgaTATGATCTCAGATTTTCTTCCACCGTCGTTCTCCTATCATCGTTATCGTATTCGCCATGATCATTGGAGCTCGGTGTTGCTATCATATGGTTGGATTCACGTAGCCATTTGGAATCCCGCATGTTCGCCAATCTCCTATCTAGAGCCCTTGGCCATGTACCCCATTCacgtttcatatttttatcTGGAGATAAGTATAGTGTCTAGCAGAATCGTTCGGTGTGTCCCAAGCATCCACATACAAAACAGAATGACCCAAGTTTTTCGTATTTGAATTGAACAATTATCCAGTCGCATCCTGCtttcttaattttcttgcatCTTTTCAAAGATTGTCTGACATCAATTGCCACCCTGATTCTCATATATGTTCTCCATGCTCCAGAATTATTAGTATCGTCATATTCCAGGAGAGTACCCAAGAACGCACCCGGTTGTTTTCCTATGCTTTCAGAGAAGTATCCAATCGGTAGACCATAAATTTGAACCCAAAAGTTCAATGAAAAGAGAGGAACATGCATCGGCAGCTCTCCTTCTTGTAGGTGGTGCAGGATGATGAATTGATTATCGAAGGTCCATGGGCCTCCTTCCAGAATTCGTTCCAGATCCATTTGATGAAAAAATTGGAAGAGAAGTCGATTATCTCCAATTTCACTGATATGGACTCCCCTAACAGGCCGCCATAGATCTGCTAATATGTTCTTCATAGCCTTGAAATTAACATTTCTATCCGTCAATACGCATCCAACCAAAACCAAGTTTTGGCCTTCTGTTGGGTGGTCAAAGCTTGTGGAATCAAATATTAGTTCCTCCTCCTCATCGCCTATGAGGGAGAGATCAGCCAGAAGTTCATTCATATTTGGTAAAATCTAGTCAAGGAATCAGCCTCTCACCAAGATGGAGAGGAAACAATTCACGCTCTCAACATGGAGAGAATTTATCATAACACATTCCTACTAATCCCCACGTTTTTCCTATGAATTGTAAGATTTAATAATATCATTATTCATTCATTATACTcatacactacaagaaaaacacATATCAACAACTACAAGAAAAACACATAtcattcattttaatttttaacaacggttttaacaaaacCATTGTCGTAGCCCTAAAAAACCCACtgatagacaacggtttttaaaaaccattgtctttgatgtgtctacgacaacggtttttaaaaaccattgTCTATTAGCatttttttgggctacaacaacggttttcaaaaaccgttgtctaaaagcttttttttttgctacaacaacggttttaacaaccGTTATCTATTAGCGTTTTTTTTTAGGCTACAACAACGGTCTTTCGGATagtttttttgggctacaactacgttttttcaaaaaccgttgtctatataagattctgtcaagggtcaaagacaacggtttgtgtaaaccgttgtctttcggaTGGTTTTTtaatacgacaacggttttttaaaatgttctcgttttttagtgttttatttggttaacgacaacggtttttgaaaaaacgttatcgtagtttaaaattttttttaaaaaataggttAAAatgagcgacggtttttcataaACCGTCGGgaaaattagcgatggtttaagacaaaaccgtcgctaattttaactCAGCgacgatttaaaataaaccgtcgttatatttagcgacggtttctaaAATAACTGTCACAAATTTAAATTAGTGACGGTCCACAAAACTGTCGCATTGTTAAATTCGTGACGTTTTAAAAAAATCCATCGCttaatttagcgacagtttcaATAAAACTGTCgcaattttaaattagcgacaaaacaaccgtcgctaatttaaatttTGCGATGGTTTGGAAAGAAtacgtcgctaatagcgacagcTTTAGCTGAACCGTCGCTCATTAGAGACGGTTTAATTAAATCTGTCGCTTTTAGCGGCGGTTTATACAAAAAGCGTCGCTAATTGCAAATTGCCTATAAATACTGCATCCTTGGTCATTTATTCCCACAACAAATTCATCTTTCTAAGTGtaagattttaaatattattttaatttaacagtaaatttttttttattttacggaAAAATTTAGGGACGGAAATCATACTGAGAAACCGTCGCTACTTAGCgacataatttatataattagcgACGGAAAATTCGCTAGTTTGCGACATACATCATATGATAAATAggcgctaatagcgacggttttataaaagccgtcgctattagcgacggtttatttgAGAAAAATCGTCACAAAATTTAGtttaacaacgatttttcaatgctacgacaaaggtttttcaccgtcgtctttagACGTCTACAACAACGGtatttcaccgttgtctttgagcgcaccaTTTAACCACAGggcctttaacaacggttttacaagacctacgaCAACTCGTCTTtgacgtctacgacaacggtttttcaccgttgtctttgagcgcacctTTTAACCACAGGGgttttaacaacagttttattTGGCctacgacaatggtttttaaccgttgtcttttgcctttttttttttgtagtgataGTTTGGTAGCGACGTAAGCTACTCGCTAAAGATTATTCTTAGTCTCTGACATGAAAATCGGAAAAGACACGTTAGGACAGCCACTCATCAGCCTTTCTAAAACTTTTCTAGTGATTTTAGGGCTACTCTGGGCCCAAAATCGTAGCTCGGGTTAGCTCTAATTATGAGAGAAGACCATCTAATTCTAGTGAgtattgatattgattttaATAATGGtcatatttatttgattaacCAATGATATTGTAGATGCAACAAGAAAAAATGgtttattattatatacatcaattgcatatttttttttaaaaaaaaatggttaCTCGAAAAATCAGCTTAGTAACTAGtaaaatgaaaattcaaaatatattgattttttaaaaattaagatTTAAACCGAATATggtcaaattaaaatttactatACTTATACAAAATCATCAGTATATTATTCATATTTTGATCCTTgcatattaatatattatgtaCAAAAACATGGTATTTTCCTATAtgtaattttaaaatcttataaTTACTGAAATTCGTAAATATTTTTGTAGATAACGAATATTTAGTTAATTTGTCATGTTGACTTCACCATATGTTTGCAATTCCTTActcattaattttgaaatttccaTATACAtcaatttattcaaaattttgataatcTTTTTCATAAACGTTTCAACAAAATTCAACTTACTTTTATGAATATATGTGAAAAATGAGTTATATTTTATCGTGATTAATATTCCATGTTATTTTATTTCGATTATGTCGTTCTACGACGATAAATTCAACAACGGTATCCTTCTCCAGAAAAAATTATACGCTGATATTAATTTGGTATGTCGGCGCTACGTTTAATTATTGATCTACATAATTATTCGACTAACGAAAATAAAAACTACTCACATGTCTCATATCAAACGCATTCGTAATAAGCACACACAATTTAATTTTCATAATCTGATTGTAATTGCAAAACATTTTACTAAAGACAGCTTAGTTACTAATTTACTAAAGACATTTTGCTTATAAATATGGACATGCAACTAAGTAAAAAATCACATAAACAGCATCATAAGTCTACTGAACCAACATTATTAAGTAGAAAAATGCCGAAGAAAATAATCAAACACGAGAAAATATCTGATGAGAAACAGAGGAAAAAAGTTTACAACAATCGGTCACAAGGGTTGCTGAAAAAGGTGAACGAGTTGTCAATCCTTTGTGGAATCGACGCAGCAGTCGTGATACACAAAAGAGATGAGAACAATGCAACCCTGTGGCCTTCTCCCGAAATCTATATGGATAGAATGCAGAAATTCTTGAACTTTTCTACTGCTGAAAGGGAGAGGAAAATGGTGACACATGACAAATTTTTGGACCAAAGAGTAGTCGAGGAGTCGAGAAATCTGTTCAAGTCGCAGAAGACGAATGAAATATTGGAGGGTGAGTTGGTGACTGATGAATTAACTAATGGCAGGTGTTCATATGAGCAACTTGACATAATTCATATGAACAACATGAACTCGCTCGCGGATGACATGCTAGAaagaattgataaaataatttacGATAATCAGCATTCAAGTGAGGTAGAACAACCAcctccaaaccctatctcattTGTGATGCCTCCACCAGTCCCGAATCTGTCCTCGCTTGAAGATCTATTGAGCTGGAGTGACACATGGTTTGATGATCTGCCGATGACGTCTGAACAAGGCGGCGGTGGTGGTTTTACGGGATCCAAGGCCATGATTGATGATGGGGGGCCAAGCTCCTCTAATGTCATGAATGCAACTCCACCTTTTGGGAAATAACAAATGAGATAATTTGGAGTTGTAATTATCACAAATATTTGAATCTATTATTCACCACATGATTTATGTTTGCTTTTATTAAGTTATTTTGTTGTCCCtttaaatgataagaaattGGTTTTAATACAAAATCATGATTTCAAGTTAAaacaaatttgatttttgatgTTTATGATGCTTTTAAATTTCTCAAAGTCCTATTAATCACTACCCTTGGACAAAAATTACATGATTATCTCCCTTAGAAATGTAgatcaataaattatataagAAAGGGGACactctaaatttgattgtaCAATAGGTTCCACCAGCAGCTATTCCATATCGGTCTCTAATTTGCTATATGAAAATGGTTAATTCCAATTACTACAAGAGTTGCCTATAACCCCTTCAAGTTAGCTCATTTTCCTCCTCAAAAAACGCGGTGTTCTCCAACGGCTAAAACCGtggcaaaaccgtcgctaatttgaattTTGGGACGGTTTTTATACACGTCGGAAAAACTTTTATTGCTGTTCACCCAACACTTTTTAACACTTAGAGACGGTCGCTAGGGTAGTATGTTCTTATCAATTTTCACTTGCTTATATCGGTCTTTAATTTGTTTCGTATTTCTCTTCATAACTATTAAACAATGACGACATGTTAGGTAATTATAACTAAGTGTACTTAGTTCTCTAATTTTTTTCCGAAGTAGAAATAAATAAAGAACACTTACAAAGTAAttaaaccaaaaaaaataaaaaaaattgccctcgtgtttaatttattattactaATTATTATTCAAAATGTTATTAGTAATTAAGTCATTGTGCTTAATTCTTGTTCTTCACTTGTCGAAATTTTTCATGATGGacaaaatttgcattttaaaaaaaaaattaaaaacggtatatataaaattttacatttttaatactttatttaaaaataaaagtagtTTTATGATTTCAAAATTACTGAGTTTTACATTTTTCAGATTTATttgacacaaaaaaaaaatgatgattatatattttttagcaGCATGTTTGTATACATATATTTCTCAGTTTGGGTAAAAAAATAATTGGAATTATTTTCGTAAGAAAAATTATCATGATAGAGTCCAaagttacaaaaataaaaaaaaggtgTAAAAAGTTATTTTTTCCATTTATATTCGACACCAAAAATTGATGATTCTATAATTTTTGAGTAACATAGTTTGTATATATTTCAAAAAGTTAGTGAAAAATaagttgatatatatttttgttaaaaaatttatcatgaTAGAGTCAAAATGGAAAAATCAGTAAAACTCAAAAGAAAAGTTATGGAAAAACTCAAGGGcctataatatataaatatatagtaatttataatattcacaagtgtatttatttaataaatataataatttttgtaTGAGTGCTCATATATTCAATAGTATTGGGATTTAGAAGATagaattaaagaattaaaagtTGAAAACTTTGTTAAATGAATAAATCATATTATAAATGTAATCAATTAATAGATTTatgttaaatatataaaatattacgATATTGTTTTTTGAGTCATTTGAATTATAGAAAACAATTATCATTTAGCGTtttaaatttgcaaaatttattatttttacgttatgttaattttttttaggtaTTCCTCTTGTGTTTAGTTTATTATTACTAATTGTTATTCATGATGTTATTAATAATTaagtcattttttaaaatactattGTAACTCCTAGATTCGATGACTGTCTTCACTGTACCATGATGATTCTTTCTAACGTGCTTATATCATCACTCGTGCACACCCTAGGAATTTTATCAGTGGGTCATGATACACTCATAATAGTTTGTACTTTCGTTATTATGTTTCCCATTATTTTCATTtctgaaatatttatttaatacatTTTGGTGTTATTTTTGTCGTATGAAGAAATTTTATGATCTTGAATCAAATTTTAGCTAAATAGATGATTTTTATCACATTTTAAATTGTCAAGTTAAAGTTATGAAAGAAAGACAAAAAGCGAAGAAGTCCTAGAACAAGGCTTGATCACGCCTTATGATCGTTCTTCTGCTGCAAGTGAAACTGAAGCTGTTTTCAAGAAGTGAATCTCGATATTTGTGAAGATTATGCCAAATTTTATAGTCCTAATTATAGTGTTTGCCTTAAAAATAATTCTTGGAGAGAGAAGTTGTTTGTTTGAGGAAAAATACTAGATAGAGTTTTATTCCATAAAAtctctatattttttttgaGATATTTTCAACATTAAGTTTTCTTTTAGTTAACGGGCTTTTTTCTTAGGCCCAATTAATCATctttgttagacttaattttatTGTGGTGATGAGTATCAAAATCAGTAGTAATAATACCAACCAGAAGATTATGCAAAACAGTAGTTTTTGAGATGCTCTATCAGATCAGTACTTTAGTCAGTACTCAGCGGCTTAGTATAACAGTAGCAGAACTTAGTCCTACTGGATCAGCACTTAACGGATTGTTTCTGATATTAATTAttaccgttactttatctaGTACCAAGCATTTATTGCGACATTAATTGcagtatgaaaatatttaattcatCCAGCTAATTTTAATAAGTAACAAAACTGATTGATTGAAAGATTTTTGCAGGATCCTCTTTAGGAAATAAAGCTGCTTATATCAAGAGTCAAAAACGCcgtttttgattatagacgttggatgcagttatctatatatatgaatCAAAACCATTTAGATAACAACGCTGATCATTCTTATCTATCCAACGATATATTGATCAACCGCGAAATTTTCGTTATCTTCAAAAGCTCAAAATTGCATAAAAGCAGTACACGCATCATATTATACATatgatc contains the following coding sequences:
- the LOC142504912 gene encoding uncharacterized protein At4g02000-like translates to MNELLADLSLIGDEEEELIFDSTSFDHPTEGQNLVLVGCVLTDRNVNFKAMKNILADLWRPVRGVHISEIGDNRLLFQFFHQMDLERILEGGPWTFDNQFIILHHLQEGELPMHVPLFSLNFWVQIYGLPIGYFSESIGKQPGAFLGTLLEYDDTNNSGAWRTYMRIRVAIDVRQSLKRCKKIKKAGCDWIIVQFKYEKLGSFCFVCGCLGHTERFC
- the LOC142504913 gene encoding agamous-like MADS-box protein AGL80, whose protein sequence is MPKKIIKHEKISDEKQRKKVYNNRSQGLLKKVNELSILCGIDAAVVIHKRDENNATLWPSPEIYMDRMQKFLNFSTAERERKMVTHDKFLDQRVVEESRNLFKSQKTNEILEGELVTDELTNGRCSYEQLDIIHMNNMNSLADDMLERIDKIIYDNQHSSEVEQPPPNPISFVMPPPVPNLSSLEDLLSWSDTWFDDLPMTSEQGGGGGFTGSKAMIDDGGPSSSNVMNATPPFGK